From Virgibacillus natechei, the proteins below share one genomic window:
- a CDS encoding malate:quinone oxidoreductase yields the protein MSNKHTQADVILIGAGVMSATLGSLLQELAPEWDIRVFEKLANAGEESSNEWNNAGTGHSALCELNYTSEKPDGSIDIDKAVKINEQFQLSRQFWSYLVDRNVIRNPEDFIRALPHMSLVQGETNVTFLKNRFKALSNNPLFEGMEFSDEEEKLNEWMPLIMKGRASDEPIAATKMDAGTDVNFGALSRILFDHLQSTDVDVNYKHSVEDIKRTSEGLWEVKVHDMQDGKIEYHTAKFVFIGGGGGSLHLLQKTGIPEAKHIGGFPVSGQFMVCNNPEVIEQHDAKIYGKAKVGAPPMSVPHLDTRFIDGKKSLLFGPFAGFSPKFLKTGSLLDLVTSVKSDNLLTMLSAGVKELPLTKYLIQQVVLSNEKRMEELREFIPNAKSEDWDIVVAGQRVQVIKDTKDGGKGTLQFGTEIVNAQDGSIAALLGASPGASTAVHVMLEIMERCFPEQLEAWEPKIKEMIPSYGVSLSENPALYQEIQASMEQTLGLSEKELEYS from the coding sequence ATGAGTAACAAACATACGCAAGCAGACGTTATCTTAATTGGTGCTGGGGTTATGAGTGCCACGTTGGGATCATTGCTACAAGAGTTAGCACCAGAATGGGACATCAGGGTCTTTGAGAAGCTCGCAAACGCAGGAGAAGAGAGCTCGAACGAATGGAATAATGCGGGTACGGGCCATTCTGCATTGTGTGAGCTGAATTATACATCCGAAAAACCGGACGGATCGATCGATATAGATAAAGCTGTAAAAATCAATGAACAGTTTCAGCTTTCCAGACAGTTTTGGTCTTATCTGGTGGATCGTAATGTCATTCGTAATCCGGAAGACTTTATCAGAGCCTTACCACATATGAGTTTAGTACAAGGAGAAACCAATGTAACGTTTTTAAAAAATCGCTTTAAAGCGCTATCAAATAATCCACTATTTGAGGGAATGGAATTTTCCGATGAAGAGGAAAAACTGAACGAATGGATGCCACTCATTATGAAAGGGCGCGCGTCAGATGAACCGATTGCTGCAACGAAAATGGATGCTGGTACCGATGTAAACTTTGGAGCTTTATCGCGTATCTTGTTTGACCACTTGCAGAGCACAGACGTTGATGTGAACTACAAGCACAGTGTGGAGGATATTAAGCGTACTAGTGAAGGATTATGGGAAGTGAAAGTGCATGACATGCAGGATGGGAAAATTGAATACCATACGGCAAAATTCGTCTTTATCGGTGGGGGAGGCGGAAGTCTGCATTTACTCCAAAAAACCGGCATTCCGGAAGCAAAACACATTGGAGGATTCCCTGTAAGCGGACAATTTATGGTATGTAATAATCCAGAGGTAATTGAGCAGCATGATGCAAAAATTTACGGGAAAGCGAAAGTTGGTGCACCACCAATGTCGGTGCCCCATTTGGATACACGTTTTATCGATGGTAAGAAATCCTTGCTATTTGGCCCGTTTGCAGGCTTTTCACCGAAGTTCTTAAAAACGGGTTCACTGCTTGATTTAGTAACTTCCGTAAAATCAGATAATCTTTTAACAATGTTATCAGCAGGTGTCAAAGAGTTGCCGCTAACAAAATACCTCATTCAGCAAGTTGTTTTATCGAATGAAAAGCGGATGGAAGAATTACGAGAATTTATTCCGAACGCGAAAAGTGAAGACTGGGATATTGTCGTGGCTGGCCAACGTGTACAAGTAATCAAAGATACTAAAGACGGCGGCAAAGGAACACTTCAATTTGGCACGGAAATTGTGAATGCGCAAGATGGATCCATTGCTGCATTATTGGGTGCGTCTCCAGGTGCTTCTACTGCCGTTCATGTCATGCTTGAGATCATGGAAAGGTGCTTCCCTGAGCAATTGGAAGCGTGGGAGCCAAAAATCAAGGAAATGATTCCTTCTTATGGCGTGTCCCTATCCGAAAACCCAGCGCTTTATCAAGAAATTCAAGCTTCCATGGAACAGACGCTAGGTTTAAGCGAGAAAGAATTGGAATATAGTTGA
- a CDS encoding putative holin-like toxin — MTVFETMLITISFGSLVVAILSNQKK; from the coding sequence ATGACGGTATTTGAAACAATGTTGATTACGATTTCTTTTGGAAGTCTAGTCGTTGCAATTCTGTCAAATCAAAAAAAATAA
- a CDS encoding AbgT family transporter: MTTQTDTAKNTKLTKFLNGIEKVGNKLPDPFMLFIVLAVIVIIASWIISSFGVSFIQPGENEEIAINSLVSAEGLQYMLTSMIDNFVGFTPLGIVLTMMLGIGLANKVGLLETFIKNTILQAPKQLVTYAVIFTGILGNLAADAAFIIVPPLAAMVFYNVGRHPLAGLAAGFAGVGSGFTANIIVTNTDAVLSGISAEVMGALNTNVTVTPVDNYFFMIASTLLLTVTGALITEKIVEPRLGKYQGNVDKEFEPTKPIEKRALRNAAIAAIGYISLLLLVLFLPSSPLRSEDGGMIPSPFLDGIVPIIMLFFVSTAVAYGITTKKIENSRSIAKMMGEAIKDMSGFIVLVFAVAQFIAYFEWTNIGSWLAVSGAAFLESADMTGLGIVIAFILLTALLNLLIFSGSALWAIEAPVFLQMFYFLGYHPAFIQAAYRVADSSTSVITPMNPYFIIVLAFMQEYDKKAGLGTLMALMLPYSLAFLTVWILLLLAFVFLGIPFGPGIGVYL, translated from the coding sequence ATGACCACACAAACCGATACGGCAAAAAATACAAAGCTTACCAAGTTTTTAAACGGAATTGAAAAGGTCGGGAATAAACTTCCGGATCCGTTTATGCTTTTCATCGTTTTAGCCGTTATAGTCATCATTGCATCCTGGATTATATCTTCGTTTGGTGTTTCCTTTATTCAGCCAGGAGAGAATGAAGAGATTGCCATAAACAGTCTTGTTTCAGCAGAAGGCCTGCAATATATGCTCACATCCATGATCGACAACTTTGTTGGGTTCACGCCACTCGGAATCGTGCTCACCATGATGTTGGGGATAGGACTGGCAAATAAAGTTGGTTTATTGGAGACGTTTATCAAAAATACAATTCTACAGGCACCGAAGCAACTTGTAACCTATGCTGTTATTTTTACAGGGATCTTGGGGAATCTTGCTGCTGATGCGGCTTTTATTATCGTTCCGCCACTTGCTGCAATGGTGTTTTACAATGTAGGGCGTCACCCGTTGGCAGGGCTTGCTGCAGGTTTTGCCGGAGTCGGTTCGGGGTTTACCGCTAATATCATCGTGACCAATACAGATGCGGTACTATCCGGTATCTCAGCAGAAGTAATGGGAGCATTAAACACGAATGTGACCGTTACACCGGTTGATAACTATTTTTTCATGATTGCTTCCACCCTTTTATTAACCGTAACAGGCGCATTGATTACGGAAAAAATCGTGGAACCACGACTCGGAAAATACCAAGGAAATGTAGATAAAGAATTTGAGCCTACAAAACCAATTGAAAAGCGGGCATTACGAAATGCCGCGATTGCAGCGATCGGTTATATTAGTCTCTTGTTACTTGTTCTCTTTTTACCATCTTCACCACTCCGAAGTGAAGATGGTGGGATGATCCCTTCACCATTTCTAGATGGGATTGTGCCAATTATTATGCTGTTTTTTGTTAGCACCGCCGTGGCCTACGGGATCACCACGAAAAAAATTGAAAACTCCCGCTCCATTGCTAAAATGATGGGCGAGGCAATCAAGGATATGTCCGGCTTTATCGTGCTAGTTTTTGCAGTGGCACAATTTATTGCGTATTTCGAATGGACAAATATCGGCTCATGGCTTGCCGTGAGCGGGGCGGCATTTCTAGAATCTGCCGACATGACAGGACTTGGTATTGTTATTGCATTTATCTTGTTGACCGCTCTTTTGAATTTACTTATTTTTAGCGGATCAGCTCTATGGGCAATAGAAGCACCTGTTTTCCTACAGATGTTTTATTTTCTAGGTTACCACCCAGCCTTCATTCAGGCAGCTTACCGGGTTGCTGATTCATCAACCAGTGTTATTACGCCGATGAACCCTTATTTTATTATTGTCCTAGCTTTTATGCAGGAATACGATAAAAAAGCAGGTTTAGGAACATTAATGGCTTTAATGCTGCCATACAGCCTCGCGTTTCTTACGGTATGGATTTTGTTACTGTTGGCATTTGTATTCCTGGGAATCCCGTTTGGGCCGGGAATTGGCGTTTATTTATAA
- a CDS encoding DUF421 domain-containing protein — MIELLKEILVVLGRILTILPLLLVITLFMGKRAIGEFPIFDFLIIVTLASIVGADIADPSVDHIPTAIAVIAIGIFQKIITKWKIANRKIGKLLTFEPTVVIQEGKFVDKNLKQMRYSIDNILQMLREKDVFDMSEVETAIIEANGELSVLKTPQKHPITVEDMQISKTTSPISFPVIVEGATYTTVLKEFSVDEAWLQQQLSDQGVTDIEHVFFASINRQLALHISLKNEHISIPTIRH; from the coding sequence ATGATTGAATTGTTGAAAGAAATACTCGTGGTTTTAGGTCGAATCCTTACTATTTTACCCTTGTTATTGGTGATAACTCTATTTATGGGAAAGCGCGCAATCGGGGAATTTCCAATCTTTGACTTTTTAATAATCGTCACATTGGCCTCCATTGTTGGTGCTGATATTGCAGATCCCTCTGTTGACCATATCCCAACAGCAATTGCTGTCATTGCAATTGGAATCTTTCAAAAGATTATTACGAAGTGGAAAATAGCTAATCGAAAAATAGGGAAATTACTTACCTTTGAGCCAACCGTTGTTATTCAAGAAGGGAAATTCGTAGATAAGAATCTAAAACAAATGCGTTATTCGATTGACAATATACTTCAAATGCTTAGAGAGAAGGATGTATTTGATATGAGTGAGGTTGAGACTGCGATTATTGAAGCAAACGGAGAATTAAGCGTGTTAAAAACACCACAAAAGCATCCCATTACAGTAGAGGATATGCAAATTTCAAAAACAACATCTCCTATCTCCTTCCCTGTTATTGTAGAAGGGGCAACTTACACCACTGTACTAAAGGAATTTAGTGTAGATGAAGCATGGTTGCAACAGCAATTATCGGATCAAGGGGTAACCGATATAGAGCATGTATTTTTTGCCTCAATCAATCGTCAGTTGGCGTTACATATCTCGTTAAAAAATGAACATATAAGCATCCCTACCATAAGACATTAA
- the hprK gene encoding HPr(Ser) kinase/phosphatase, translating to MKSNQVADLVREFSLEILAGEDQLDRPITKLKTHRPGLEFIGYFDFFPMERVQILGKKEINYLHQLGPEEREQRIGNVVHYHPPCFIVTGGQKGLTYLKQYCTKEKIPLLRTAETTTDFIAKVDGYLTRSLAPEIAVHGVCLNVYGIGILLRGESGVGKSETAHTLIGRGHRLVADDIVVLKKLSHQTVLGTHNEKNKEFLALRSIGLLNVSRMYGRKAFQEETRIALDIELTKWEKHSLNNELEMETENTDYMGVPIPHIEIQLQPGRDVAGLIEAAANNWYLQQQGYSAAEEFMNRIEESDE from the coding sequence GTGAAATCAAATCAGGTTGCGGATTTAGTACGTGAATTTTCTTTAGAAATTTTGGCTGGGGAAGATCAATTGGATCGACCGATTACGAAACTAAAGACACATCGGCCCGGTCTGGAGTTCATTGGCTATTTTGATTTTTTCCCAATGGAACGTGTTCAAATACTCGGGAAAAAGGAAATTAATTATTTGCATCAGCTAGGTCCTGAGGAGCGGGAGCAGAGAATTGGTAATGTTGTCCATTATCATCCGCCTTGTTTTATCGTAACAGGCGGACAGAAGGGCCTGACCTATTTGAAACAATATTGTACAAAAGAAAAGATTCCTTTGCTACGAACAGCTGAAACGACAACGGATTTTATTGCTAAGGTCGATGGCTATTTAACAAGGTCCTTGGCGCCGGAAATTGCCGTACATGGCGTCTGCCTGAATGTGTATGGAATCGGAATACTCCTGCGCGGCGAGTCTGGTGTGGGGAAAAGTGAAACAGCTCATACCTTAATTGGGAGAGGACATCGGCTTGTAGCAGATGACATTGTTGTTTTGAAAAAGCTGAGCCATCAAACGGTCCTTGGTACGCATAATGAGAAAAACAAGGAGTTTCTTGCGCTACGAAGCATTGGATTATTAAATGTTTCCCGAATGTATGGAAGGAAGGCTTTTCAGGAAGAGACGAGGATTGCCCTGGATATCGAACTGACGAAATGGGAGAAGCATTCCTTGAATAATGAGTTGGAGATGGAAACGGAAAATACGGATTATATGGGTGTCCCTATTCCTCATATTGAAATTCAACTCCAACCAGGCAGGGATGTGGCTGGCCTGATTGAAGCGGCAGCAAACAACTGGTACCTACAGCAGCAGGGGTACAGCGCCGCGGAGGAATTTATGAATAGGATTGAAGAGTCGGATGAATGA
- a CDS encoding transposase produces MTKQKRYSKEFKNKVVQYYNDNPGLGYLSLARFFDISSDESVRRWVKEKQSRGDEAFTPIPKNTNTKKKNTKRKTNEISTDRWEDPQESNERIAFLEAENAYLKKLIALRKGDSD; encoded by the coding sequence GTGACTAAACAAAAACGGTATTCCAAAGAATTTAAAAATAAAGTAGTTCAATATTACAATGATAACCCTGGACTCGGTTATCTTAGCCTGGCGAGATTCTTTGATATTTCTTCTGATGAGAGCGTTAGACGTTGGGTGAAAGAAAAGCAATCAAGAGGTGATGAAGCCTTTACACCTATACCTAAAAACACGAATACCAAAAAGAAGAACACAAAAAGAAAAACGAACGAAATCTCTACAGATCGGTGGGAAGATCCGCAGGAAAGCAATGAACGAATTGCTTTCTTAGAAGCGGAGAATGCTTATTTAAAAAAGTTAATTGCCTTAAGGAAGGGGGATTCCGATTAA
- a CDS encoding TRM11 family SAM-dependent methyltransferase, with amino-acid sequence MDSTKQKTSSYVYTYSHPDEETSLCALEMRSFFGKESKTKVLESTVEVDPTRSPFIKERLHVLYEEEKFQDLVNRVKDLQLTRETFKVTYVQNMGLANMEKEGFEKRRTVEKEVGLHVNGEPDLDNPNRLFGVMHVNGRWLFGDYAKSEPVWFQHKKKPHVYSTALSTRVARAVVNIAVPNSSGMKVIDPCCGIGTVLVEAQSMGIDIVGSDRNPLVLNGARENIAHFGLTGEVNLADIRDITSDYDVAIIDLPYNLCSVITHEEQLEMLQRARKFAKKVVMVTVEPIDEILNTAGFEIVDRAVIKKKLFTLTREVIVCE; translated from the coding sequence GTGGATAGTACGAAGCAAAAAACATCATCATACGTATATACATACTCCCATCCTGATGAAGAAACATCATTGTGCGCTCTAGAAATGCGTTCTTTTTTCGGGAAGGAGTCTAAAACCAAAGTGTTGGAAAGCACTGTAGAAGTTGATCCTACTCGAAGCCCGTTTATAAAGGAAAGACTTCATGTGCTTTACGAGGAGGAAAAATTCCAGGATCTCGTCAACCGCGTAAAAGATTTACAATTAACGAGGGAAACGTTCAAAGTTACGTATGTTCAGAATATGGGCCTTGCCAATATGGAAAAAGAAGGTTTCGAGAAACGTCGAACCGTTGAAAAAGAGGTTGGATTACATGTTAACGGGGAACCTGACCTTGATAATCCCAATCGATTATTTGGCGTCATGCATGTAAACGGAAGGTGGCTATTTGGCGACTATGCCAAAAGTGAGCCTGTTTGGTTTCAACATAAGAAGAAGCCTCATGTTTACTCCACAGCGCTCAGCACTCGTGTTGCGCGAGCGGTTGTCAATATCGCAGTTCCAAATTCAAGTGGAATGAAGGTGATTGATCCATGCTGTGGAATCGGTACAGTACTAGTTGAAGCCCAATCCATGGGAATTGATATCGTTGGAAGTGACCGAAATCCTCTCGTCCTCAATGGAGCACGAGAAAACATCGCGCACTTTGGACTTACGGGAGAAGTGAACCTTGCAGATATACGAGATATCACGAGTGATTATGATGTGGCGATTATTGATTTGCCCTACAATCTGTGTTCGGTCATCACGCATGAAGAACAGCTGGAAATGCTTCAACGTGCACGTAAGTTTGCAAAAAAGGTAGTCATGGTAACGGTTGAACCGATTGATGAGATCCTCAATACCGCGGGGTTCGAGATTGTCGATAGAGCGGTCATTAAGAAAAAGTTATTCACGCTAACTCGTGAAGTCATCGTATGTGAGTAA
- the sfsA gene encoding DNA/RNA nuclease SfsA, which produces MQAKRDEDHLGASKIIRGSDYMKYEEIVHGRLNKRINRFIAEVFIDGIKEQVHVKNTGRLTELLRSGTDVLLERSGNPNRKTRFSLIAAAKNGSWVNIDSQAPNRVVFEALKEGKITELGTVNLVKREVTFGASRFDLYFEQDGIKGFIEVKGVTLEKDGIALFPDAPTSRGTKHVVEMANAVLEGCTGVILFVVQMKGCHAFVPHREMDAPFADALLEASRQGVQILAYDSIVTEDELVLDKALPVYLS; this is translated from the coding sequence ATGCAGGCTAAGCGTGATGAGGATCATTTAGGTGCAAGTAAAATTATACGTGGAAGTGACTACATGAAATACGAGGAAATTGTACATGGACGGCTGAACAAACGAATAAACAGATTCATAGCCGAGGTTTTCATAGACGGGATAAAAGAACAGGTCCATGTAAAAAATACCGGCCGCCTGACAGAACTTCTCAGGTCAGGTACTGATGTTCTTTTGGAACGGAGTGGAAATCCCAACAGGAAGACCAGGTTTTCGTTAATTGCTGCAGCTAAAAATGGCAGTTGGGTAAATATTGATTCGCAAGCTCCGAATAGAGTTGTTTTTGAAGCACTTAAGGAAGGAAAAATAACGGAGTTGGGAACGGTAAATTTGGTAAAAAGGGAAGTTACTTTCGGTGCTTCTCGATTTGATCTTTATTTTGAACAGGATGGTATAAAAGGCTTTATAGAGGTAAAAGGTGTAACCCTTGAGAAGGATGGAATTGCCTTATTCCCGGATGCGCCGACTTCTAGGGGAACGAAGCATGTAGTAGAGATGGCAAACGCTGTTCTGGAAGGATGCACAGGTGTAATCTTGTTTGTCGTACAAATGAAAGGCTGTCACGCCTTTGTTCCTCATAGAGAAATGGATGCACCTTTTGCGGATGCTTTATTAGAGGCATCACGACAAGGGGTGCAGATTTTGGCCTATGATTCGATTGTTACAGAAGATGAATTGGTGCTGGATAAAGCCCTTCCAGTGTACTTATCTTAA
- a CDS encoding IS3 family transposase, with the protein MIEELTSTFSVTGLCIIASVSRSGFYKWRNRQNQSLTRKQKEDEHIKDLIVHFDHLFNHTYGYPRLTEEINDIHFKKVNHKRVYRLQKQLGIQAQIFKKKVRYKHEGYKAQNVLNRDFRAKKPFEKWVTDITYLSTGITRLYLSTILDLCTKEVVSYHVSEHNDNDLVVQTLNKALEKGSVDGTMIHSDQGHQYTSHAYTNLLEENDMVKSMSRKANCWDNAPIESFFGRLKEESMRIHKPKTKQEIRRVIDDYMDLYNHRRRQKKLGGQAPTNYKHTIAA; encoded by the coding sequence ATCATTGAAGAACTAACATCCACTTTCAGTGTTACAGGCCTTTGTATCATCGCTTCTGTATCAAGAAGTGGTTTTTATAAATGGCGGAACAGGCAAAACCAATCTCTTACGAGGAAACAGAAGGAAGATGAACATATAAAAGATTTAATCGTTCATTTTGATCATTTATTTAATCACACATACGGCTATCCACGATTAACGGAAGAAATAAATGATATTCATTTTAAAAAAGTGAATCATAAACGTGTCTATCGATTACAAAAACAACTAGGCATTCAAGCTCAAATATTTAAGAAAAAGGTACGGTATAAGCATGAAGGATATAAAGCCCAGAATGTATTAAATCGGGATTTCCGAGCGAAGAAGCCATTTGAGAAATGGGTAACGGATATCACATATTTATCAACAGGTATCACACGATTGTATCTTTCAACCATTTTAGACCTTTGTACAAAAGAAGTCGTGAGCTATCATGTCAGTGAACATAATGATAATGACCTTGTGGTCCAAACCCTTAACAAAGCTTTAGAAAAAGGTAGTGTAGATGGAACGATGATTCATAGTGACCAGGGACATCAATATACGTCTCACGCCTACACAAACCTTCTAGAAGAAAACGATATGGTTAAGAGCATGTCACGAAAAGCTAACTGTTGGGATAACGCCCCAATTGAGAGTTTTTTTGGACGTTTGAAGGAAGAATCTATGCGCATACATAAACCAAAAACAAAACAAGAAATACGCCGGGTAATTGATGATTATATGGATCTCTATAATCACCGCCGGCGCCAGAAGAAATTAGGCGGTCAAGCGCCTACCAACTATAAACATACAATAGCAGCTTGA
- a CDS encoding DnaD domain-containing protein yields MNYIKELNAFHNQQETNPLSASAANLWHVLMHVNNRAGWLKEFTVAVSLLCAKSALTESTFKRARAELQDKGYIHFHSRGGNKAACYELISLLSDGQTSGSGCHMDDNTSDTETDDGSVDDSSTHKVSDSLSGNPDCSVDALFKRTKTKKKQNNTVATTTDAIAFYQDNFGLISPYVADELINWVTDLGEPLILNAMKRTLERGKANWGYVKGILQAWVKKGITTVDQASAEETAFRWEQQAKKRGGGIFREESREIVPDWFKEQKREEKRKKEKEIPVQPKFDLKAEREELAKMVAELSKKKVSRVG; encoded by the coding sequence ATGAATTACATAAAAGAATTGAATGCGTTTCACAATCAACAGGAAACAAATCCACTTTCAGCATCAGCAGCAAATCTATGGCATGTGCTCATGCATGTGAATAACAGGGCTGGTTGGTTGAAGGAATTCACGGTAGCCGTATCGCTACTGTGTGCGAAATCTGCTTTAACCGAGAGTACATTTAAAAGAGCACGAGCGGAACTGCAGGATAAGGGTTATATTCATTTTCACTCGCGAGGTGGAAATAAGGCAGCATGTTATGAACTGATCTCGTTGCTTTCAGATGGGCAGACGTCTGGTTCTGGGTGTCATATGGACGACAATACGAGCGACACGGAAACGGATGACGGCAGTGTTGACGACAGTTCGACCCACAAGGTGAGCGACAGTTTGAGCGGCAATCCGGACTGCAGTGTTGACGCATTATTTAAACGAACTAAAACAAAAAAGAAACAAAACAATACAGTAGCAACAACAACAGACGCGATTGCATTTTATCAGGACAATTTCGGATTGATCAGCCCGTACGTTGCTGATGAGCTAATTAACTGGGTAACCGATTTAGGCGAACCCCTTATTTTGAATGCCATGAAACGAACCCTTGAGCGAGGAAAAGCAAATTGGGGATACGTCAAAGGCATCCTACAAGCCTGGGTTAAAAAAGGCATCACCACCGTTGACCAAGCATCTGCAGAAGAAACAGCATTTCGCTGGGAGCAGCAGGCAAAGAAGCGGGGCGGCGGTATTTTTAGGGAAGAGTCGCGTGAAATTGTTCCGGATTGGTTTAAGGAGCAGAAGCGGGAAGAGAAACGGAAAAAGGAGAAGGAAATACCCGTGCAACCGAAATTTGATCTCAAAGCTGAGCGGGAAGAACTTGCGAAGATGGTTGCTGAACTAAGTAAGAAGAAGGTTTCTAGGGTTGGATAG
- a CDS encoding cyclic 2,3-diphosphoglycerate synthase yields MKRKNIIIMGAAGRDFHNFNTYYRDNEAYNVVAFTAAQIPDIDGRKYPSELAGELYPNGIPIYSQDQLPELIKELDVDECVFAFSDLSYEDVMGIGAIVNAAGANFTLLGPKSTMLKSKKPVISVTAVRTGTGKSQTSRKIIETLLEHNLKVIVLRHPMPYGDLNAQRVQRFATVEDLKKHQCTIEEMEEYEPHVSRGNIVYAGVDYAEILAAAENDPDGCDVILWDGGNNDFSFVEPDLAVTVLDPHRPGHELKYYPGEVCLRTTDVSIINKIDSAKEEAVQIVEDNIKSANPTSTIIKAESEITVDDSELIAGKRVLVVEDGPTLTHGEMKLGAGTVAAERLNAGEIIDPRPFAVGTLKETFNKYNHIGNVLPAMGYGEQQLKDLEETINNADCDAVIIGTPIDLTRVISINKPSTRVYYDLDEMDGPNLGDTLKGFIEEHKLATGKHTV; encoded by the coding sequence ATGAAGAGAAAAAACATTATCATTATGGGTGCGGCCGGAAGAGATTTTCATAACTTTAATACGTATTATCGTGACAATGAAGCATATAATGTTGTTGCATTTACAGCAGCGCAAATTCCGGATATTGATGGACGTAAATATCCAAGTGAATTAGCTGGTGAACTCTATCCAAATGGGATTCCGATTTATTCACAGGACCAATTACCGGAGTTGATTAAAGAATTAGACGTGGATGAGTGTGTTTTTGCATTTAGTGATCTTAGTTACGAAGATGTGATGGGCATCGGGGCGATTGTGAATGCAGCGGGTGCTAACTTCACATTGCTTGGACCGAAGAGCACGATGTTAAAAAGTAAGAAGCCCGTCATTTCTGTTACTGCTGTACGAACGGGAACGGGAAAAAGCCAAACATCACGAAAAATTATCGAAACACTATTAGAGCATAACTTAAAAGTCATTGTATTGAGACATCCGATGCCTTACGGAGACTTAAATGCGCAACGTGTGCAGCGCTTTGCGACAGTGGAAGATTTAAAGAAACATCAGTGTACGATTGAAGAAATGGAAGAATATGAACCGCATGTATCAAGAGGAAACATTGTGTATGCAGGAGTTGATTATGCAGAAATCCTAGCGGCGGCTGAAAATGATCCCGATGGCTGTGACGTGATTTTATGGGACGGGGGAAATAATGATTTCTCATTCGTCGAGCCGGATTTAGCTGTTACTGTCTTGGACCCGCATCGCCCAGGTCATGAGCTGAAATACTATCCCGGGGAAGTGTGCTTACGAACAACCGATGTGTCTATCATTAACAAGATAGATAGTGCAAAAGAGGAAGCTGTTCAAATTGTAGAAGATAATATAAAATCTGCAAATCCAACAAGCACGATTATTAAAGCTGAATCAGAGATTACCGTTGATGATTCCGAGCTTATTGCTGGAAAGCGCGTGTTAGTCGTTGAAGATGGACCGACGCTGACACATGGCGAAATGAAGCTTGGTGCAGGTACCGTTGCAGCAGAACGTTTGAATGCTGGGGAAATCATTGATCCACGACCATTTGCAGTTGGAACACTGAAAGAGACATTTAATAAATACAACCATATTGGTAATGTCCTTCCAGCAATGGGATATGGCGAACAGCAATTAAAGGATCTGGAAGAAACGATTAATAACGCGGACTGCGATGCTGTCATTATTGGAACACCAATCGACCTAACGCGCGTCATTTCCATTAATAAACCGAGTACGCGTGTATACTATGATTTAGATGAAATGGACGGCCCGAATTTAGGCGATACATTAAAAGGTTTCATCGAAGAGCATAAGCTGGCGACAGGTAAACATACAGTGTAA
- a CDS encoding LiaF transmembrane domain-containing protein: MSGRVWLGLFFLVFGIGFLLHQAAIIDFGQVLSTWWPLILIIIGIVQLISRMQSSKVSGFLFLFVGLFFFVNQSFDLNLASYLFPLIFIFIGFIIIFTRVNREKTPHTNSDLNTFALFSGAEIKSQSKNFRGGSVTTVFGGAEIDLRDAVIADGATIDLTTVMGGASIMLPENVHVEVSGIPILGGWENTTRKPREDDEVVVLKLNCLTILGGAEIRN; encoded by the coding sequence ATGTCTGGAAGAGTCTGGCTAGGTCTGTTTTTTCTTGTGTTTGGTATCGGTTTTCTCTTGCATCAAGCGGCTATCATTGACTTCGGGCAAGTGCTGTCAACGTGGTGGCCACTTATTCTAATTATCATCGGTATTGTGCAGCTAATCAGCCGCATGCAATCTTCTAAAGTCTCAGGTTTCTTGTTTTTATTTGTGGGGCTCTTTTTTTTCGTCAATCAAAGCTTTGACTTGAATTTAGCTTCTTATTTATTTCCACTTATTTTCATTTTTATCGGTTTCATCATTATTTTCACCCGAGTCAATCGTGAAAAAACACCTCATACAAATAGCGATTTGAACACATTTGCACTGTTTTCAGGTGCAGAGATTAAGAGTCAATCGAAAAACTTCCGTGGTGGGAGTGTTACGACGGTATTCGGTGGTGCGGAAATTGATCTCCGTGATGCGGTGATTGCAGATGGAGCTACAATTGACTTAACCACGGTCATGGGAGGAGCGAGCATCATGCTCCCAGAAAATGTTCACGTTGAAGTGTCTGGTATCCCGATATTAGGTGGATGGGAAAACACCACAAGGAAACCTAGGGAAGATGATGAAGTTGTCGTATTGAAACTGAATTGCCTTACGATTCTTGGTGGGGCAGAGATTAGGAATTAA